The following proteins are co-located in the Apium graveolens cultivar Ventura chromosome 5, ASM990537v1, whole genome shotgun sequence genome:
- the LOC141660509 gene encoding uncharacterized protein LOC141660509, whose translation MPTPSSVNIEENIEENIGASEVGDICEAAYNRGNLGDDCDKDSDEFKRFLADAEQPLFEGSDSSKLESMLKLHIWKARFGISDSAFTDLLSSVGSLLSKDHVLPINAYTTKKTLSDLGLQYIKIHACPNDCILYRGVNSDIVECPKCRKSRWKLGKDGKERVNVPAKVMWYFPIIPRFKRMFKSEYTAKLMTWHVNQRSQDGHMRHAADSPSWRNVDYRWPTFGNEPRNIQLALAADDINRHNNGLNNRYSCWPVVLTTYKLPPWLCMKIKYMMLTVLVSGLQGPGNNIDMFLQPLIDDLKKLWEEGEPNMFDAHTKSFFNLKAILMWTINDFPVYGNLSGCVNKGYMSCPICGDDTVAKYLPHSKKMYFQGHRQYLPRHHPYRKKKAAFNGEQELGFARPPLSGEEVLLQQERIKFSFGEAVKKSKKVDCPWKKINFL comes from the coding sequence ATGCCGACTCCCTCTTCGGTGAATATAGAAGAGAATATTGAAGAAAATATTGGGGCATCCGAAGTAGGTGATATTTGTGAAGCAGCATATAATCGGGGTAATTTGGGTGATGATTGTGATAAAGATTCAGACGAGTTCAAGCGGTTTTTGGCCGATGCTGAGCAACCGTTATTTGAGGGCAGTGATAGTAGTAAATTAGAATCAATGCTAAAATTACATATTTGGAAAGCGAGATTCGGGATTAGTGATAGCGCCTTTACAGATTTACTCTCTTCGGTTGGTTCTTTACTTTCCAAAGATCATGTCTTGCCAATTAATGCATACACAACTAAAAAAACCCTATCTGATCTAGGCCTTCAGTATATAAAAATCCATGCATGTCCGAATGATTGCATTCTATATAGGGGTGTCAATTCTGATATTGTCGAGTGCCCCAAGTGTCGCAAATCTCGGTGGAAGTTAGGAAAGGATGGTAAAGAGAGAGTCAACGTTCCGGCCAAAGTTATGTGGTATTTCCCGATCATTCCCAGATTTAAGCGGATGTTTAAATCTGAATATACCGCTAAACTAATGACTTGGCATGTGAACCAAAgaagtcaagatggtcacatGCGCCATGCAGCTGACTCTCCTTCATGGCGGAATGTCGATTATAGGTGGCCAACCTTCGGTAATGAGCCAAGAAATATTCAGTTAGCCTTGGCAGCTGATGATATAAACCGACATAATAATGGCCTAAACAATAGGTATAGCTGCTGGCCTGTAGTATTGACAACGTATAAACTCCCTCCGTGGTTGTGcatgaaaataaaatatatgatgttaacagtaTTAGTCTCTGGCCTGCAAGGGCCAGGTAATAATATTGACATGTTTTTGCAACCATTGATCGATGATTTGAAGAAGCTTTGGGAAGAAGGTGAACCAAATATGTTTGACGCTCATACTAAATCTTTTTTCAATTTAAAGGCAATTCTAATGTGGACGATAAATGACTTCCCCGTATATGGTAATTTGTCTGGTTGTGTGAATAAGGGTTATATGTCTTGTCCTATTTGTGGGGATGATACCGTGGCTAAATACTTACCTCATTCGAAGAAAATGTATTTCCAAGGTCATCGTCAATATTTACCTAGGCACCATCCTTATAGGAAGAAGAAGGCGGCTTTTAATGGTGAACAAGAGTTAGGATTTGCGCGTCCACCCCTTTCCGGTGAAGAAGTTTTACTGCAACAGGAGCGAATAAAATTTTCTTTTGGAGAAGCAGTAAAGAAGTCAAAGAAAGTGGACTGTCCATGGAAAAAAATCAATTTtctttga